A part of Larkinella insperata genomic DNA contains:
- a CDS encoding TonB-dependent receptor encodes MTKRIYLKKMLFKATRTTVVQLLLFATLYGLSFGRTTHAQELLNREISLKMEAVEVWKVLKRIENQANVKFVYSTKSIQAEQKTSVNVANGKLSKVLDDLLSPLDVSYEVVGSRILLRKKAPESLALPVINTAAVEKAVDQTVTGTVKDEKGDGLPGVTVLIKGTTRGTTTDANGRYNLSVPDASTTLIFSFVGYVAQEIVVGSQSTIGVSLVPENKALAEVVVVGYGTQKREQITTAIASVKAEDFVKGPVQDAAQLIRGKVAGLSVITPDGNPTSTSQITLRGNATINASSSPLILIDGVPGALNTVAPEDIESIDVLKDGSAAAIYGTRGTNGVILITTRKVKGETPATVEINSYFTTQRQTRRLDFMNADQYRQLVAQGKPGATDYGANTDWMKAVTQTPLSQVHNISLRGGSRTTNYIVSMEYRDLNGVMKKSDNAVLYPRLEVNHTMFNGILKFNANVSGYQQKHFAVDGQPYSGLVYRNALTFNPTEPFKDANGKWTERPDKTDYMNPLALLEETRGENRNNNFRTYGTVSLAPINNLEIRALFSRDLYNSTRGYYETKNHYSTVRSGRNGFASRGTTRSQEDLFELTANYDKTIGDHNFTVLGGYTWRKYNIEDYWMQNWDFPTDNFSYNNIGAGLALKRGQAPESSSQSENKLLGYFFRINYSLNNKYLLMASIRHEGSSRFGANHKYGSFPAVSAGWNIQKEDFMQGFRALSALKLRAGFGVTGTEPGSSYISLNKINFNTYTLVNGQWVQAINYSNNANPDLRWERKEEINVGLDYGFLNDRISGSIDYYQRTTRDLIANFPVPTPPYLYNTITANAASMQNKGVEIQLNVVPVRTTDFEWVTSANFSTNANKILSLSNDKFALASGYFDTGNTGEPIQQTTHRVQVGQPIGNFWGFKTVDIDETGHWIIEGKDGKPKPIAQQQADDKQIIGNGLPKRYLNWNNTVSYKNFDLNVTMRGAFGFQILNMTEMFWSAPVMLTRGNLRTNAYDPIYGKRPLADDQSLNYVSYYIENGNYWKIDNVTLGYNLKLKSKYVKRGRVYLSTANLYTITGYKGIDPEVSIGGLAPGVDDKNRYPATTSYTAGFTLTF; translated from the coding sequence ATGACAAAACGTATCTACCTGAAAAAGATGCTGTTCAAAGCGACGCGAACCACCGTCGTCCAGCTTCTGCTCTTCGCGACTTTGTACGGACTCTCGTTTGGCCGTACCACCCACGCCCAGGAACTGCTGAACCGGGAAATTTCCCTCAAGATGGAGGCCGTGGAAGTTTGGAAAGTACTGAAGCGGATTGAAAATCAGGCGAATGTAAAGTTTGTCTACAGCACCAAAAGCATCCAGGCCGAGCAGAAAACCTCGGTTAACGTGGCCAACGGGAAACTGTCGAAAGTGCTGGACGATCTGCTGAGTCCGCTCGATGTGTCCTACGAAGTGGTCGGTTCGCGAATTTTACTGCGGAAAAAAGCGCCCGAATCGTTGGCGCTGCCTGTGATCAATACCGCAGCGGTGGAAAAAGCCGTCGACCAAACCGTAACGGGAACCGTCAAAGACGAAAAGGGCGACGGACTGCCGGGCGTAACGGTGCTGATCAAAGGCACCACGCGGGGCACCACCACCGACGCCAACGGCCGCTACAACCTCAGCGTACCCGACGCGTCGACCACCCTTATTTTTTCTTTCGTTGGCTACGTGGCGCAGGAAATCGTGGTCGGCAGTCAGTCTACGATTGGGGTGAGTCTGGTGCCGGAAAACAAAGCCCTGGCCGAAGTGGTCGTGGTGGGCTACGGCACCCAGAAACGGGAACAGATCACCACGGCCATTGCCAGCGTGAAAGCCGAGGATTTTGTGAAGGGACCGGTGCAGGATGCCGCCCAGCTGATTCGCGGGAAAGTGGCCGGTTTGAGCGTCATTACGCCGGACGGCAACCCCACGTCCACCTCCCAGATTACGCTCCGGGGCAACGCGACCATCAACGCCAGCTCGTCGCCCCTGATCCTGATCGACGGCGTACCGGGCGCCCTGAACACCGTGGCCCCGGAAGACATTGAGTCGATTGATGTGCTGAAAGATGGTTCGGCGGCCGCCATCTACGGAACGCGCGGCACCAACGGCGTTATTCTGATCACGACCCGGAAAGTGAAAGGCGAAACCCCGGCCACGGTCGAAATCAATTCCTATTTCACAACACAGCGTCAGACCCGGCGGCTCGATTTCATGAACGCCGACCAATACCGGCAACTGGTGGCGCAGGGCAAACCCGGTGCGACGGACTACGGCGCGAACACCGACTGGATGAAAGCCGTCACCCAGACGCCCCTGTCGCAGGTGCACAACATCAGCTTACGGGGCGGTTCGCGGACGACGAATTACATCGTGAGCATGGAATACCGGGACCTGAACGGGGTGATGAAGAAGTCGGACAACGCGGTTTTGTATCCCCGGCTGGAGGTCAACCACACGATGTTCAACGGGATTCTGAAATTCAACGCCAATGTAAGCGGATACCAGCAGAAGCACTTCGCCGTTGATGGGCAACCCTATTCGGGACTTGTTTATCGCAACGCGCTGACGTTTAACCCAACGGAGCCTTTTAAAGACGCTAACGGAAAGTGGACCGAACGGCCCGACAAAACCGACTACATGAACCCCCTGGCGTTGCTGGAAGAAACCCGGGGCGAAAACCGCAACAACAACTTCCGGACCTATGGAACGGTTTCACTGGCACCCATCAACAATTTGGAAATCAGGGCGCTGTTCTCGCGGGATTTGTACAACAGCACGCGCGGGTACTACGAAACGAAAAACCATTACTCCACCGTCCGCAGCGGCCGCAACGGGTTTGCGTCGCGCGGCACCACCCGCTCGCAGGAAGACCTGTTTGAGCTGACGGCCAACTACGACAAAACCATCGGCGACCATAATTTCACGGTGTTGGGCGGCTACACCTGGCGCAAATACAACATCGAGGACTACTGGATGCAAAACTGGGATTTCCCGACCGACAACTTTTCCTACAACAACATCGGCGCAGGGCTGGCCCTGAAGCGGGGACAGGCTCCCGAAAGTTCGTCGCAGTCGGAAAATAAACTGCTTGGTTACTTTTTCCGGATTAATTACAGCCTGAATAACAAGTATTTGCTGATGGCCAGTATTCGGCACGAAGGGTCGTCGCGGTTCGGGGCCAACCACAAATACGGAAGCTTTCCGGCGGTTTCAGCGGGCTGGAACATTCAGAAAGAAGACTTCATGCAGGGATTTCGGGCGTTGTCGGCGCTGAAACTGCGGGCGGGTTTCGGCGTGACCGGCACCGAACCGGGTAGTTCGTACATTTCCCTGAACAAGATCAACTTCAATACGTACACGCTCGTCAACGGGCAGTGGGTGCAGGCCATCAACTACTCGAACAACGCCAACCCCGACTTGCGCTGGGAGCGGAAGGAAGAAATAAACGTCGGGCTGGACTACGGTTTCCTGAACGACCGCATCTCGGGTTCGATTGATTACTACCAACGCACCACCCGCGACCTGATTGCCAACTTTCCGGTGCCGACGCCCCCGTACCTGTACAACACCATCACGGCCAACGCGGCTTCCATGCAAAACAAAGGCGTTGAAATTCAGCTCAATGTGGTGCCGGTCCGGACGACGGATTTTGAGTGGGTGACCTCGGCCAACTTCTCGACCAACGCCAACAAAATCCTGTCGCTCTCCAACGACAAGTTTGCCCTGGCCAGCGGCTATTTCGATACCGGCAACACCGGCGAACCCATCCAGCAGACCACGCACCGCGTGCAGGTGGGCCAGCCCATCGGTAATTTCTGGGGCTTCAAAACCGTCGACATCGACGAAACCGGCCACTGGATTATTGAAGGCAAAGACGGCAAACCCAAACCCATTGCCCAGCAGCAGGCCGATGATAAGCAGATTATTGGCAACGGACTGCCCAAACGGTATCTGAACTGGAACAACACGGTTTCCTACAAAAACTTCGATTTGAACGTGACGATGCGCGGGGCCTTCGGTTTTCAGATTCTGAACATGACCGAGATGTTCTGGAGCGCCCCGGTGATGCTGACGCGCGGCAACCTGCGGACGAATGCCTACGACCCGATTTACGGCAAACGCCCGCTGGCCGACGACCAGTCGCTGAATTATGTGAGCTATTACATCGAAAACGGCAATTACTGGAAGATCGACAACGTGACCCTGGGCTACAACCTGAAGCTGAAAAGCAAGTACGTGAAGCGCGGACGGGTGTACCTCTCGACGGCCAACCTGTACACGATTACGGGCTACAAAGGCATCGATCCGGAAGTAAGCATCGGCGGTCTGGCGCCGGGCGTTGATGATAAAAACCGGTACCCGGCCACGACCAGCTACACGGCGGGCTTTACCCTGACATTCTGA
- a CDS encoding RagB/SusD family nutrient uptake outer membrane protein, giving the protein MKPIKLYLSTLCLLGFTLSSCNNDLTEKIYSEVTEDSYAFTEAYKAIGVAYANMRSLISHTHYYMAQESTADGIVMPANASGWDDGGIYKRMHLHTWNSENPQINNMWNTFYTGVINANRVIDQLTTGKVPPPAGVTKEALIAETRAIRAFFYWMICDNFGDAPLLTDRSEELQAKTPRKEIYQYVVKELTEAIPALSEERSTLTYGRFNKWAAKTLLANVYLNAEVYAGEAKWQECLTECNDVIASGKYQLETSSKAPFRTENQNSPEIVFAIPFDENLAGGFNVEMFSWHASLKNKFNMLDTPWGAGSAKGVPQFIDTYDPADERLGATWMIGPQFAADGVTPLKGSYDQAGKNVVLTKDLPDGLYTGEAEGYRMNKFEVKNGALASLGNDFPFFRYAQVLMMKAECLVRTGKSNEAAPLVSQVRARAFTANPAKAAVTGADLEKNSSYKYGYVENYKLVDPGNSAPVKFGRMLDELGWEFAWEGFRRRDMIRFGTYTTKSWLSHKPNGEHRTVFPLPQIAINSNPNLVQNSGY; this is encoded by the coding sequence ATGAAACCCATCAAACTATACCTGTCAACGCTCTGCCTGCTCGGCTTCACGCTGTCGTCCTGCAACAACGACCTGACGGAGAAGATTTATTCCGAAGTCACCGAAGATTCGTACGCCTTTACGGAAGCCTACAAAGCCATCGGCGTCGCCTACGCCAACATGCGTTCTTTGATCTCGCACACCCATTACTACATGGCGCAGGAATCGACCGCCGACGGGATTGTGATGCCCGCCAACGCGTCGGGCTGGGACGATGGCGGTATTTACAAACGGATGCACCTGCACACCTGGAACTCCGAAAATCCGCAGATCAACAACATGTGGAACACGTTTTACACGGGGGTCATCAACGCCAACCGGGTCATCGACCAGCTTACCACCGGCAAAGTGCCGCCCCCGGCCGGGGTGACCAAAGAGGCCCTGATTGCCGAAACGCGGGCCATTCGGGCGTTTTTTTACTGGATGATTTGCGACAACTTCGGGGATGCCCCGCTGCTGACTGACCGCTCGGAGGAACTCCAGGCCAAAACGCCCCGGAAAGAAATCTATCAGTATGTGGTCAAGGAACTGACGGAGGCCATCCCGGCCCTGAGCGAAGAACGCAGCACGCTGACCTACGGGCGGTTTAACAAGTGGGCGGCCAAAACGCTGCTGGCAAACGTCTACCTGAACGCCGAGGTGTATGCGGGCGAAGCCAAATGGCAGGAATGCCTGACCGAGTGCAACGATGTGATTGCATCCGGAAAATACCAGTTGGAAACTTCAAGTAAAGCTCCGTTTCGGACCGAAAACCAGAACTCGCCGGAAATTGTGTTTGCCATTCCGTTCGACGAAAACCTGGCGGGTGGGTTCAACGTGGAGATGTTTTCCTGGCACGCTTCGCTGAAGAACAAATTCAACATGCTGGATACACCCTGGGGGGCGGGTTCGGCCAAGGGCGTTCCGCAATTCATCGACACCTACGACCCGGCCGACGAACGGCTGGGGGCTACCTGGATGATCGGCCCGCAGTTTGCCGCCGACGGCGTGACGCCCCTGAAAGGTTCGTACGATCAGGCCGGTAAAAACGTGGTGCTGACCAAAGACCTGCCCGACGGGTTGTATACCGGTGAAGCGGAAGGCTACCGGATGAATAAATTCGAGGTGAAAAACGGCGCACTCGCCAGCTTGGGCAACGACTTTCCGTTTTTCCGGTACGCGCAGGTCCTGATGATGAAAGCCGAATGCCTGGTCCGAACCGGCAAAAGCAACGAAGCGGCCCCGCTGGTGTCGCAGGTCCGGGCGCGGGCGTTTACGGCCAATCCGGCTAAAGCCGCCGTAACCGGTGCTGATCTGGAGAAAAACAGTAGTTACAAATATGGTTATGTCGAAAACTACAAGTTGGTAGATCCGGGCAACAGCGCCCCGGTTAAATTTGGCCGGATGCTCGACGAACTGGGCTGGGAGTTTGCCTGGGAGGGGTTTCGGCGTCGGGACATGATCCGCTTCGGGACCTACACCACCAAAAGCTGGCTTTCCCACAAACCCAACGGCGAGCATCGAACGGTTTTTCCGCTGCCGCAGATTGCCATCAATTCCAACCCCAACCTGGTGCAAAATTCGGGCTATTAA
- a CDS encoding glycosylase, with amino-acid sequence MKVLIASYVFLLIRVTVWAQPVSPARTVSPEKMREVYEQVKTPYKYGIVLPQPDKGRMVDSPTIFRKGETWCMTYIIFDGKGYETWLAQSADLLHWTKQGRLMSFTDNTWDATQKAGYVALVNTDWGGSYEVEKFQDKYWLSYLGGSEKGYEAGRLGIGMASTTDLSQPKEVTRLPKPVLSAVDKDARWYDNKTIYKSLVIRDREKKTGYPFVMYYNAKGEKPDAEGKGFENIAMAVSNDMTHWKRHGREPLITRKTGICGDAQITKIGDVYVMFYFGAFWKPGAFERFACSYDLVNWTDWSGDDLIAPSESYDKTYAHKPWVIKWKGVVYHFYNAVGDQGRVIAVATSKDLGKSSVGQ; translated from the coding sequence ATGAAGGTTCTTATTGCCAGCTACGTATTCCTGCTCATTCGTGTGACGGTCTGGGCGCAACCGGTCTCTCCGGCCAGAACGGTTTCCCCGGAGAAGATGCGGGAAGTGTATGAACAGGTCAAAACACCGTACAAATACGGGATTGTGCTGCCCCAGCCCGACAAAGGTCGCATGGTCGACAGTCCGACGATCTTCCGGAAGGGTGAGACCTGGTGCATGACTTACATCATTTTCGACGGCAAAGGCTACGAAACCTGGCTGGCTCAGAGCGCCGATCTGCTGCATTGGACCAAGCAGGGACGGTTGATGTCGTTTACCGACAACACCTGGGACGCCACCCAAAAAGCGGGCTACGTCGCGCTGGTGAATACCGACTGGGGCGGTTCCTACGAAGTAGAGAAGTTTCAGGATAAATACTGGCTATCCTACCTGGGCGGGTCCGAAAAAGGCTACGAAGCGGGGCGGCTGGGCATCGGCATGGCTTCAACAACGGACCTGAGCCAACCCAAGGAAGTTACGCGGTTGCCCAAACCGGTGCTGTCGGCGGTCGACAAGGATGCGCGCTGGTACGACAACAAAACCATCTACAAAAGTCTGGTGATACGCGACAGGGAAAAGAAAACCGGCTATCCGTTCGTGATGTATTACAACGCCAAGGGCGAAAAACCGGATGCCGAAGGCAAGGGGTTTGAAAACATCGCGATGGCCGTTTCCAACGACATGACCCACTGGAAACGGCACGGCCGGGAGCCGCTGATTACCCGAAAAACCGGCATTTGTGGCGATGCCCAGATCACGAAGATCGGCGACGTGTACGTGATGTTTTACTTCGGCGCGTTCTGGAAACCGGGGGCCTTTGAGCGGTTTGCCTGTTCGTACGACCTCGTCAACTGGACCGACTGGTCCGGCGACGACCTGATTGCGCCCTCCGAATCGTACGACAAAACGTACGCCCACAAACCCTGGGTGATCAAGTGGAAGGGCGTGGTGTACCATTTCTACAATGCGGTGGGCGATCAGGGGCGCGTCATTGCCGTGGCAACGTCCAAAGACCTGGGCAAAAGTTCGGTGGGGCAGTAA
- a CDS encoding MGH1-like glycoside hydrolase domain-containing protein, with protein MKKVFPRYFVFLLLWLLAGSGKAQDFVLKTAAFKPYVTAFNENDEELYKQLIPNDKAWEFLAANVPLFECPDKQLEQTYYFRWWTFRKHLKQTPAGYIVTEFLPDVGWAGKYNSINCPAGHHFYEGRWLRDGHYLKDYARFWFRGGASPRSYSSWAADAISAFGKVHPDKAFLTDLLPDLVTDFREWEKSRLDSTGLFWQTDNRDGMEVSVAGLLGQENQGYRATINSYMFGNAKALVTIAEMAGNKTVADEYTKKAATIRRQILTRLWDEKAKFFKVIPRGTGSLTRADVRELHGFTPWYFSIPDEKHAIAWAQLTDERGFWAPYGPTSTEQRHPGFRIAYEGHECQWNGPSWPFSTTITLTALANLLNDCNQNVMSKRDFWNLLTAYSRSQQRILENGERVPWIDENLNPYTGDWISRTRLSTMENGSWSTKKGGRERGKDYNHSAFCDHIISGLIGIRPSHGKALVINPLLPENTWDYFCLDRVPYHGKTLTVLYDKTGDKYGKGRGLRIFVDGVEKASAATLQRITVSI; from the coding sequence ATGAAAAAAGTATTTCCCCGGTATTTCGTTTTTCTCCTTCTCTGGCTGCTGGCCGGTTCGGGCAAGGCGCAGGATTTCGTGCTCAAAACCGCGGCTTTCAAACCGTACGTAACGGCCTTCAACGAAAACGACGAGGAGCTTTACAAGCAACTGATTCCGAACGACAAAGCCTGGGAGTTTCTGGCTGCGAACGTTCCGCTGTTTGAATGCCCGGACAAGCAACTGGAGCAAACCTATTATTTCCGCTGGTGGACGTTTCGGAAACACCTCAAACAGACGCCCGCCGGTTACATCGTCACCGAATTTCTGCCGGATGTGGGCTGGGCCGGGAAGTATAATTCCATCAACTGTCCGGCGGGTCATCATTTCTACGAAGGGCGCTGGCTGCGCGATGGTCATTACCTGAAAGACTACGCTCGGTTCTGGTTTCGGGGCGGGGCAAGTCCGCGTTCCTACAGTTCCTGGGCCGCCGATGCCATCAGCGCCTTTGGGAAAGTCCATCCCGACAAGGCGTTTCTGACCGACTTGCTGCCCGATCTGGTGACGGATTTTCGGGAGTGGGAGAAAAGCAGGCTCGACTCGACCGGCCTGTTCTGGCAAACTGACAACCGCGACGGTATGGAAGTTTCCGTCGCGGGGCTGCTGGGCCAAGAAAATCAAGGGTACCGGGCCACCATCAACAGTTACATGTTTGGCAACGCTAAAGCGCTGGTGACCATTGCCGAAATGGCGGGCAACAAAACCGTTGCGGACGAGTACACGAAAAAAGCCGCCACCATTCGGCGGCAGATTCTAACCCGGCTGTGGGACGAAAAGGCGAAATTTTTCAAGGTTATTCCGCGCGGAACCGGCTCGCTGACCCGCGCCGACGTTCGCGAGCTGCACGGCTTTACGCCCTGGTACTTTTCAATTCCCGACGAAAAACACGCCATTGCCTGGGCGCAACTGACCGACGAACGGGGCTTCTGGGCACCCTACGGGCCGACATCCACCGAGCAGCGGCATCCCGGTTTTCGGATCGCGTACGAAGGGCACGAGTGCCAGTGGAACGGTCCGAGCTGGCCTTTTTCCACGACCATTACGCTGACGGCACTGGCCAATTTATTGAACGATTGCAACCAGAACGTCATGAGCAAGCGCGATTTCTGGAACCTGCTGACGGCCTACAGCCGCTCGCAGCAGCGGATTCTGGAAAACGGGGAACGTGTCCCGTGGATTGACGAAAACCTGAATCCGTACACCGGCGACTGGATTTCCCGGACGCGTTTATCGACGATGGAAAACGGAAGCTGGTCGACGAAAAAAGGGGGGCGGGAGCGCGGCAAAGACTACAACCATTCGGCGTTTTGTGATCACATTATTTCCGGTCTGATCGGTATTCGGCCCAGCCACGGTAAGGCGTTGGTGATTAATCCGCTTTTACCGGAAAACACCTGGGACTACTTTTGCCTGGACCGGGTACCGTACCACGGGAAGACGCTCACGGTTTTGTACGATAAAACCGGAGACAAGTACGGAAAAGGCCGTGGACTTCGAATTTTTGTCGATGGAGTAGAAAAAGCGTCGGCGGCCACCTTACAACGTATCACGGTATCCATCTGA
- a CDS encoding beta-L-arabinofuranosidase domain-containing protein has product MKISFSMLLLGLTLTATGQPKKTPATSYQAARAPLRPNAYQELPLGAIKPQGWLREMLVRQKTGSTGQLDRLYPLVMNERNGWLGGDGDQWERGPYWIDGLLPLAYILDDNELIAKAKPWVEWALKSQQPDGYFGPSKDYGPEPGVQRDNSRDWWPKMVMLKILKQYYSATGDQRVIRLMTNYFKYQLKELPQKPLDHWTFWARYRGGDNLMVVYWLYNITGDKFLLDLGDLIHKQTFDYTNGFLNTDMLSRAGSIHCVNLAQGIKAPIIYYQHHPEQKYLDAVDKGFADIRKFNGMAHGLYGGDEALHGNNPTQGSELCSAVEMMFSLESMLEITGKVGFADHIEKIAFNALPAQVSDDYMTRQYFQQANQVMATRLTRNFDVNHSGTDLCFGLLSGYPCCTSNMHQGWPKFTQNLWYVTPDKGMAALLYAPSEVKATVGSGTEVSFREETNYPFEETVKFTLNAPKTVSFPFHLRVPQWCRKASIKINGKVWREVEGNQVVKIDREWKSGDVVELDLPMHIKKDIWFENSMSVERGPIVYGLKIGEESKLVKNDKDPVDYGASYVEVRPTTPWNYGLIQVPDNKLEESYKVEKKGPVSRYPWNPESAPIQIKTRAKRIPSWGLYNEMTGQIPYSITYNLETGPEEEITLIPYGCTSLRISQFPVVRK; this is encoded by the coding sequence ATGAAAATTAGCTTTTCGATGCTCCTGCTGGGCCTGACGCTGACGGCGACGGGGCAGCCGAAAAAAACACCGGCCACCAGCTACCAGGCGGCCCGCGCCCCGCTGCGCCCGAACGCGTATCAGGAATTGCCGCTCGGGGCCATTAAGCCGCAGGGCTGGCTCCGGGAAATGCTGGTCCGGCAGAAAACCGGCTCGACCGGCCAGCTGGACCGGCTGTATCCGCTGGTGATGAATGAGCGCAACGGCTGGCTCGGGGGCGACGGTGATCAGTGGGAGCGGGGGCCGTACTGGATCGACGGGCTGCTGCCACTAGCCTACATTCTGGACGACAACGAGTTGATTGCAAAGGCCAAGCCGTGGGTTGAATGGGCGCTCAAGAGCCAGCAGCCCGACGGGTATTTTGGCCCCTCGAAAGACTACGGACCTGAACCGGGTGTGCAGCGCGACAACAGCCGCGACTGGTGGCCCAAAATGGTGATGCTGAAAATTCTGAAGCAGTATTATTCAGCCACCGGCGATCAGCGGGTAATCCGCCTGATGACCAATTACTTCAAGTACCAATTGAAAGAATTGCCGCAGAAACCGCTCGACCACTGGACATTCTGGGCGCGCTACCGGGGCGGTGATAACCTGATGGTGGTTTACTGGCTCTACAACATCACCGGCGACAAATTTCTGCTCGATCTGGGCGATCTGATTCACAAACAGACTTTCGATTACACGAACGGTTTTCTGAACACCGATATGCTGTCCCGGGCCGGAAGCATTCACTGCGTCAACCTGGCGCAGGGCATCAAGGCACCGATTATTTATTACCAGCACCACCCGGAGCAGAAGTACCTGGACGCCGTGGACAAGGGCTTTGCCGACATCCGGAAATTTAACGGCATGGCGCACGGCTTGTACGGCGGTGACGAAGCCCTGCACGGCAACAACCCGACGCAGGGTTCGGAGCTGTGTTCGGCGGTGGAAATGATGTTTTCGCTGGAAAGTATGCTCGAAATCACCGGAAAAGTGGGCTTTGCCGATCACATCGAAAAAATTGCGTTCAACGCGCTGCCGGCCCAGGTGTCCGACGATTACATGACCCGCCAGTATTTCCAGCAGGCCAATCAGGTGATGGCTACCCGTCTGACGCGCAATTTCGACGTTAACCACAGCGGTACGGATTTGTGCTTTGGGTTGCTTTCGGGGTATCCGTGCTGCACTTCGAACATGCACCAGGGCTGGCCCAAATTCACGCAGAATTTGTGGTACGTAACCCCCGACAAGGGAATGGCGGCCCTGCTCTACGCGCCCAGTGAAGTAAAGGCGACCGTCGGCAGCGGCACGGAGGTTTCTTTCAGGGAGGAAACGAATTATCCTTTTGAAGAAACCGTCAAATTCACGCTGAACGCGCCCAAAACCGTATCCTTTCCGTTCCACCTGCGGGTGCCGCAGTGGTGCAGGAAAGCGTCGATCAAAATCAACGGGAAAGTCTGGCGGGAAGTCGAGGGCAATCAGGTGGTCAAAATCGATCGGGAGTGGAAATCGGGCGACGTGGTGGAACTGGACCTGCCGATGCACATCAAAAAAGACATCTGGTTTGAAAATTCGATGTCGGTGGAGCGCGGGCCAATCGTTTACGGGCTGAAAATCGGGGAGGAAAGCAAGCTGGTCAAAAACGACAAAGATCCGGTTGATTACGGGGCCTCCTACGTGGAAGTTCGGCCGACGACGCCCTGGAACTACGGGCTGATTCAGGTGCCGGATAACAAACTGGAAGAAAGCTACAAAGTGGAAAAGAAAGGCCCCGTTTCCCGGTATCCCTGGAACCCGGAAAGCGCGCCGATCCAGATTAAAACGCGGGCCAAACGGATTCCGTCCTGGGGTTTATACAACGAAATGACCGGTCAGATTCCGTACAGCATCACGTACAACCTGGAAACCGGCCCGGAAGAAGAAATTACGTTGATTCCGTACGGCTGCACCAGCCTGCGCATTTCCCAGTTTCCGGTTGTCAGAAAATAA